The Methanolobus sp. WCC4 genome includes the window ATTCTGATGGGTTTTGAAAGATAATCATTCATCCCTGCTTCAATGCAGCGTTCCTTATCGCCTTTCATGGCATGTGCTGTCATTGCGATTATAGGTACATCATGATCAAGGACCGATGATTCCGGATTGCGGATATGCCGGGTAGCTTCCAGTCCATCCATCTCGGGCATCTGCACATCCATGAGGACAAGGTCATATTCCACTTCCTCAAGAGCCTCTATTGCTTCCAGTCCATTATTAGCAACGTCTGCTGTGAGGCCAAGTTTTTGCAGTACACCCTGTGCAACATGCTGGTTCACGACATTGTCCTCGACAAGCAGTATCCTTGTTTCCCCGTTCAGGCCTGTGTGAAGTTCTGTTGCTACCTCTCCGGCATCCTTTTCATATGTTTGTTCTTTGCTGGCAACAACATCTGATAATTTACTCAATACTTCCGATGTCTTTACCGGCTTTGAGATATAAGCATTGAAATTGTGTTTGTTCTTCTCCCATATCTCAGACTGTTGCCCTGCAGAACTTAACAGTATCAAAGAAACATCTTTCAGGTCATTGTCTGACTTGATTATGCGTCCAAGCAACATTCCGTCCATATCTGGCATTTGCATGTCAAGAAGGGCGATCTGATAAGGATCTCCTTCTTCGTGTGCTCTGAAGAGGGCATTTAGTGCAGAGGGTCCGTCTGCAGCTACTTCTACATTCATGTTCCATGAACCCAATAATTTGAAAAGGATATCACGGTTCGTTCTGTTGTCGTCCACTACAAGTACATGTATTCCATCCAGTTCAGTGGTATCTTTTTGCTTTTTCTCTCTGCCCTGGTGTTTTTCAAACGTCACTCTGAACCAGAACTCAGAGCCTACACCTTCCTGACTTTCAATTCCTATCTCCCCGTTCATCAGTTCTACAAGTTGCTTTGAAAGGGCAAGTCCAAGCCCTGTTCCTCCGTACTTTCGTGTCGTAGAGGCATCTACCTGGCTGAACTTCCTGAACAGAAGGTCTTTTTTATGTTCCGGGATCCCGATCCCTGTATCTTTTACAGAGAATAGCAATGTAGCTTTTGAATCTGTTTCACGGTCAAGGCTCACCCGAATGGCAACCTCTCCTTTGTGACTGAATTTGATGGCGTTGGAACCCAGATTTATAAGGACCTGTTTCAGTCTTGTTGGGTCGGCTTTGATATTAACGGGTACATCTGGTTCTGCCATACATATAAGTTCCAGTTCTTTACCATTGATCCTTGTAGACAGCAATGATGCTGTCTCTTCCAGGATCTCATTAAGATCGATGTCAAGCTCTTCAAGTTCCAGCTTGCCTGCCTCTACCTTGGAGATGTCAAGTATGTCGTTTATGAGGTCAAGCAAAACCTCCCCGCTCATTTTCGCAGTCTCTACATAGTGATGTTGCTGTTCATCAAGGTCTGTATCCAGCAACAATCCTGTCATTCCGATCACACCGTTTAGAGGTGTGCGTATCTCGTGGGACATATTGGCAAGGAACTCACTTTTTGCTCTGGTGGCTTCCTCTGCTTTTATGAGGGCTTTATCAAGTTCGTAGTTCTTATCTTCCAGTTCTTCAGCATACTCCAGCAGTTTTTCCTCTGCGCTCTTGCGAACAGTAATATCCTGTAGTGTGCCGGTTATTTTTACAACCTTTCCAGCTACTATCTTTGGATAACCACTTGACCTTACCCATTTATGGTTACCTTTAGCTGTGGTAAATTCAAGTTCAAGTTCATAGGGATCGCCCCTTTCTATGAGTTTATCAAGTGCTTTTTCAAGTATTTCCCTTGATCTTGAAGGGTAATAGGACAGTCCTTTCTCAATATTTAACGCTTCATCACTGTCTAGTTCATGTATCTTTGCAACTTCAGGCGTCCATGTAGGTTCGTTGGTCAACAGATCAAGCTCCCAGCCACCGATCATTGCAATATTTCCCATCTCATTAAGAAGAGATTCTCTTTCAAGCATTTTCTCTTCATATTCTTTACGTTGTGTGATATCTTCTGCAAAAATTATAATGCCGCCAATAGATCCATCAGCCGCTTTCCATGGTCTGAGTTCCCAGCGCAGCCAATGTACGCTACCATCCTCTCCAATGTAGAAATCCTCATTGTTGCGTATAACTTCTCCTTTCATGGCTCTGCGATGTGCATCTTTCCATTCTTCTTTGATATACGGCATCACTTCGTAATGATGCTGACCTATAATGTCCATATCAATGGAGAAGTCCTCAAGCCACCGCTTGCTTACGGCTATGTGTCTCATATCATGGTCCAGCATCGTCAAAGCTGCCGGAGCATGCTCGATGAACAGTCTGAGTTTCCCCTCGTTCTCAAACAGTTTATCTTCTGCTTCCTTGCGTTGACTTATGTCCTGGATCATACCTATTATTTTAACGACCTTACCATATACTACCTTAGGACGTCCACTTATTTTTACCCATTTGTAATCACCTTTTTCTGTGATTATCCTCAGTTCAGAATCATATGGTTCAGCATTTTCAATAGCATTATTGATAAGTTCTTCAAGTCTCTCTCTTGAATCAGGTGGATAGCAGGCAAGTGCCTTCTCAAGACTTTTGAGGTCTTCAGTTTCATGGATCTCTGCAACTTCAGGTGTAAATGTGATCTCATTGGATGCGACATCAAGCTCCCATCCTCCTATCTTTCCGATTTTGCCCATTTCATTAAGAAGTGCTTCACTTTCCCGAAGTTTATCTTCTGCTTCTTTTCGCTTGGTAATATCCCTTGCTACTGCGTAGATATGTTCTCCTATAGGAGTAGAGCGCCACTCTATCCAGCGATAGGTACCGTCTATGGCAAGATAGCGATTTACAAAACTTTGAACCTTCCTCTTATGGATGGCCTGATCAGAAAGGTTTTCAATAGTAGCTTCTTTGTCATCCGGATGTACCATATCTATGAAGTAACGACCTTCCAGTTCGCTGATGGGGTACCCAAGGACGTTCTCCCATTCCGGGTTCAGGCGAATAAATCTTCCCTCAAAGCTGGCAATACAGAGAAGATCAAGACTGGATGTGAAATAACGCTCAAGTTCTTCGGTCTTCTCGTGCAAAGCCTTTTCTGCCAGTTTCTGTTCGGTAATGTCCCTGAACTCAACAACTCTGACCTTTTTTCCTTTGTAGGGTATATTCTTTGCTTCAAGTCTTAGAGGATATTCAGTTCCATCTTTGCGACGTCCCATTGCTTCATAAGGTTCCTCATAGCCTGCAAGGATGTTGGACATAACAAGATCTCTGTGGCTTTCGGCTATTAGCAGCAATCCGTCCATTCCTATCAGTTCTTCATATGAATATCCTGATATTTCTGAAAGCCCATGATTACAATCGATGATCCTGCCTTTATCGTGAATGGTAATTCCACCAAAGGAGGCGTTGTGCAAGGCTTTGAACCTTTCTTCACTTTCCCTCAATGCAATTTCAGCTTTTTTGGGCTCAGTTATATCCTGCATCACACCTGTTACTTTGATGACCTCATTGTTTTCGATAATCGGCTTTCCAATTGTTCTGACCCATTTGCGTTTTCCTGTTGATGAGATAAATTCCAGTTCCAGGTCATACGGCTTTCCTTCTTCAATAGCAGCATAGAATGCTTTTTCAATCATCTCCCTTGATCCTGATGGAAAATGAGTTATTGCATCTTTCGGGTCTTCATACGGGCCGGTTGTTTCAAACAGATCGATGACTTCGGATGTCCAGACAGACTTACCAGTGATCGTATCAAATTCCCATCCACCGATTTTGCTCATTCTGCTAACTTCAGTCAGGAGTGCTTCACTTTCTCTTAGTTTACTTTCAGCTTTCTTACGCTCCGTGATGTCCCTTATTGCTGCAACGCGGACCTGCCTTCCTTTGTGGGTTATACGATAGGATTCAATTTCAACAGGGAATACTGATCCATCCTTTCTGATACAGCGGACTTCATATGGCTGTGAATTGTCTTTTTTTATCTGTTTTAGAACAATATGCAGATCATCGGGGTGAATGGCTTTTTTCAGTATGTTCTGACCAATTATCTCTTCTCTTGCGTATCCTGTAGCACGGAACACAGCTTCATTTGCATCAAGGACTATGCCATTCTCATGGAAGATTATACCTTCAAAAGTGGCATCTGAGAGCATCTGGTATTTATCATTACTTTCCTTGAGTTCCTGTTCCATATCCTTGCTTTTTGTAATGTCCTGAAGCGTACCTATTATTTTGATGACCCTGCCATCTACAATTTTCGGACGAGCACTGGCTCTTACCCATTTATGATTACCTTTTCCTGTGATGATTTCCAGTTCAAGGTCAAATGGTTCACCTTTTTCTATTGCATCATTCGTTGCTTTTTCAAGTATGGTTCTTGATCCGGGAACAAAACGTTCTATTGCTTTCTCATAAGTATTGATCTCTTCAGTTTCATGGATCCTTGCAACTTCAGGTGTAAATGTGATCTTATTGGTTATCACATCAAGATCCCATCCCCCTATCATACCTATCCTGCCAACTTCATTCAGCAGTGCCTCGCTCTCACGCAGTGAAGTGAGTAGTTCATCACGTTCTTTCAGTGTCCTTGCAAGTTTGATGTTACTATAGCTCTGTGAGGAGAGGACAGACGTTAATTTGGTATAGAATCTCATTACGGTATTGACTGTTTCTCTATTCCAGCGCGGTACTCTCTCAAGTGCTTCCATGTATTCCTTTTCATCAAACCCATATTTTTTTGCCTGATGCCTGAAAGTATCGTAGGGAATATCTTCATCATCAAAGAAGAACTGGCCAAGGAACAGGTTGCCTAACTGAGATCCTGAAGCCATAATGGGTGTTGCGATATCCCACATGTTATTCTTGCACTTGTAAAGCTTGAATGTTCCCGGAGCTATATCTTTGGAGAATTGTTCATCGCTCTCAACACAATGCTTACATGTTTCGGGATGCACTCGATGGAAATTCGTGCAGATATCCTGCCATCCGGTAGCAACCAGTATATTGCCCTTGTTATCAATTACAGCACTCCCGATATGGGACAATTGGTAAAAATCATCCATAATTGATTGCAGAGTCTGGGTGTCAATGATATCGGCAAGTTCCAGTTCTCCGATATCTCCATCGGGCTCCATAATAGCATTCAACTTCCGTCTGACACGACTCTCACTTTCCCGCAATTTATCTTCAGCATTCTTGAGTTCAGTGATATCCTGTAGTGTGCCTGTTAATTTTATAACTTTATGATCTTCAACTACAGGTTTTCCAATTGTTTTAACCCATTTATGTTCCCCTTTTGCTGAGATAAGTTCCAGCTCAAGATAAAATGGTTCTGCTTTTTGTAAAGCATCTTCAAGTGCTTTTTCCTGTATCTTTCTTGACTCTGGAAGCAAGAGTTTCATGCTTTCTGTAGGGTTGGATATAGCTTCTTTACCCAGAATATTTGCAGCTTCTTTTGTCCAGGTGGCTTTATTGGACTCAACATCAAGGGTCCATCCTCCGATCTGGCCGAGTCTGCTTACTTCGCTCAGGAGAGCTTCATTTTCACGAAGTTTGTTCTCAGCATTTTTGTGTTGGGTAATGTCCTGGAATGCCCCGATGACCTTTACTACTTTTCCATTCTCTGTTATTGGACGGCCGCTCGTCCTTACCCATTTATGGTTGCCTTTTGCTGAAATAAATTCAAGTTCCAGATCGTATGGTTTACCCTTTTCGATAGCATCATTGAACGCTTTTTCTATGATAATTCTTGAAGTGGGGAGATACAAAGCAAGAGTATTCTCAATGCCTGTGGGAGAGCCGGGTTCAATATCATATATCCTGTAAACTTCAGGCGTCAATCTACCGTTTTTAGTTTCGACATTATATTCCCATCCACCTATCTTAGCGATAGTTCCGACCTCATTCAGAAGAGCTTCACTTTCCTTTAGTTTATCCTCAGCTATCCTGCGTTCAGTAATATCCTGGAAAACGGCTGCTGCAATATCTTCTTCTATGGAGTATGCAGCAATACTATAGTATCTTTTAAGTTCTTCAGAATATAGTTCTACATTATGGGGACTTCCGCTCAGTATTACATCTCTGTGCAGGTCGATAAAGGTGTTCTCCCTTTCCTCGATTCCCGGGTACACTTCAGTTGCACGTTTTCCTATTACCTGCTCTGGTCTTAATCCGGTGTGTATTTCAAAAGCACTGTTTACATCCAGAAAAATAAAATCTATTGGATATCCGTTCTCATCCCTGACAGTTTTAGTGACCAGTATGCCACTCATGTTATTCTCGAAAAGACCACGGAATTTCCTCTCACTTTCTTTCAGGTTCTTTTCAGCCTTTTTACGATCAGTTATATCCTGCAGGGTGCCGGTTATCTTTGTGACCTTATGATCTTCAATGATTGGATTTCCAATTGCTTTGACCCACTTTTTTCTGCCTTTTGCTGATATAAGTTCCAGTTCATGGTCAAAAGGTTCATGTTTCCTGATCGTATTGTCAATTGCTTTTTCAAGTATTTTCCTTGATTCTGGCGTGTAACGCTCTAATCCTTTCTGTAGATCGCTCTTTCCATAATCTTCTGTGATCTTATTGATCTCATCAGTCAGGGTGACTTCCCCTGATATCAGGTCCAGTTCCCAGCCACCAATTTTAGCAATTCTTCCAACTTCTTCCAGACGAGCTTCATTATCAAGTAGCTTTTCTTCCGCTTTTTTACGTTCTGTGATATCCCTTGCTGCAGCTACACGAACCTTTTTGCCTTTGTATGTAATGGTATGGGATTCAATTTCTGCAGGATATATCGTACCATCTTTTCTTATGACGCGGATCTCATAGGGTTCTGTAGTATCCTTCTTCATCTGCTGGTTTATATTGTCAATATCATCAGGATGTGCCAGCATTTCGAGAATATTCTTGCCTATCAGTTCTTCTTTTGTGTATCCTGTCAGACGACATACAGCTTCATTTACCTCAAGGATGACTCCATTGTCATGAATGGTAATTCCTTCGTAGGTCAGGTCTGAGAGCATCTGATATCTTTCCTGACTTTCTGCCAGTTCTTGCTCTATTTCCTTATTCCTGGTTACATCTCTGGATATCCCTTCTATTGATATCAGGTTCCCATCTTTGTCAAAATTATGAATGGCCTTTTGTTCAAGCCAGTAAAGTTCTCCGTTCTTCCTTATCCAGCGAAAAGTCCTGGTTGTTCGCTCACTATGTGTTTTCAACATCTCTCTCAGACTTGACAGGTCATCTGGATGTACTATCTTAGAAAGCAGTTTAGGATCCTCGTAGAATTCCTCGGGTGTATAACCTGAGATTTTATGTACAGCCGGGCTAATGTAGGTGAATCCTTTTTCAGGTTCATAGCGGTATACGATATCGTCTGCATGCTCAGCAAGTGTCCTGAAACGTTCTTCGCTTTCCCTGAGCTTTTTTTCCATCTCCTTGCTTCTGGTGATGTCCCTGAAAACACCAGCAACAATATCCTCTTCTATCTGGTAGGCATTAATGCTGAGGTATTTGTTCAATTCCTCTGAATATACTTCATTACTAACAGGCTTTCCATTAATTGCGACATTCAGATGCAGATCAAGGGCTGTATTCTTTCTTTTCTCGATCCCGGGATAGACTTCAGTTATACGTTTTCCTATTACATCTTCGGCTTTAAGTCCGGTACATTTTTCAAAAACATCATTTACTTCCTGAAAAACAAGATCTATAGGAGTTCCCTGTTCATCTCTAATGATCTCAGTGATGACCACTCCGCTTGTGCTGTTCTCAAAGAGTTCGCGGTACTTCTTTTCGCTTTTCCGGAGAGCTTCTTCATAGAGCTGCAACTCTTCATCTGTTCTTTTGGGCCTGATGCTGTCGTGAAAGGTCAAGCATAGCAGATCCCTATCTTCTACTATTATGGGGGTCGAGCTTACTTCAACATCATGTATTTGTCCGTCTACTAACGGATGACTGAAAGAAAAGGAGGTTTGCTGATCTGTATTTGCATTTTCTATATATTTCCTGATATCTTCTTCAGGCATTGCATTTAGTTCAAATACATTTTTCTGAACGATCTCTTTCAAGGGTAGTCCATAATAGTTGCAGGCAGAATCGTTTGCATCCAATATATCAAGGGTTTCAGGATCTATAATGATCATGACATCGTAGCTTTTATCAAACAATGCCTTATACCCGACAGTATCATTTTTCAGGATATGATTTTCCTTTTTATCTTTATGTGTACCCATTGTTCCCCCGTTTTTCAGTTGTTCAGATGATAACTTTGATTGTGTGATGTGAATTTGTTTTACAGTATCTACTCAAATGTTACTCACAATCAATTGCAAGGTCTGGTTGTATTCATCCCACATGAAATACAATATTCAATATAATATCAGGGTCTATATTATATCTATGTATTGTTTCATGGCTCTGGATATTGATATTCTTAAATAATATGTTTGTATTTTGATTTTAAATATCATTTTTTAGACAGGGTTTGTTAATTAAATGTGCAAAAAAATAACAAATATCAACTATGATATTAAGCACGTGAATGATATCTACAAAAAAGAGTAAAGAGGGAATACCTTGATTCCCTGATCTCAAGCCCCTGGAGAGATTCGAACCCTCGGCCTGCTGATTACGAATCAGCCGCTATACCGCTAAGCCACAGAGGCAGTGTGAACGACACTATAATTCTATATAATGATTTAATGATTTCGCTTATCTGTAATTTTTTCTGATTTTTTTCTTTAATAATACTATCCTGTGAAATAGGTATCCATGTACTCAGGCCATGAATTATCTTTTTACTGAAGAATGCTCTTATTATCTCCCAGTTACTCCGAATAAGTTTCTTATGATATTGATCATAAGGTCAATGATCTGAGATAGG containing:
- a CDS encoding PAS domain S-box protein, which codes for MGTHKDKKENHILKNDTVGYKALFDKSYDVMIIIDPETLDILDANDSACNYYGLPLKEIVQKNVFELNAMPEEDIRKYIENANTDQQTSFSFSHPLVDGQIHDVEVSSTPIIVEDRDLLCLTFHDSIRPKRTDEELQLYEEALRKSEKKYRELFENSTSGVVITEIIRDEQGTPIDLVFQEVNDVFEKCTGLKAEDVIGKRITEVYPGIEKRKNTALDLHLNVAINGKPVSNEVYSEELNKYLSINAYQIEEDIVAGVFRDITRSKEMEKKLRESEERFRTLAEHADDIVYRYEPEKGFTYISPAVHKISGYTPEEFYEDPKLLSKIVHPDDLSSLREMLKTHSERTTRTFRWIRKNGELYWLEQKAIHNFDKDGNLISIEGISRDVTRNKEIEQELAESQERYQMLSDLTYEGITIHDNGVILEVNEAVCRLTGYTKEELIGKNILEMLAHPDDIDNINQQMKKDTTEPYEIRVIRKDGTIYPAEIESHTITYKGKKVRVAAARDITERKKAEEKLLDNEARLEEVGRIAKIGGWELDLISGEVTLTDEINKITEDYGKSDLQKGLERYTPESRKILEKAIDNTIRKHEPFDHELELISAKGRKKWVKAIGNPIIEDHKVTKITGTLQDITDRKKAEKNLKESERKFRGLFENNMSGILVTKTVRDENGYPIDFIFLDVNSAFEIHTGLRPEQVIGKRATEVYPGIEERENTFIDLHRDVILSGSPHNVELYSEELKRYYSIAAYSIEEDIAAAVFQDITERRIAEDKLKESEALLNEVGTIAKIGGWEYNVETKNGRLTPEVYRIYDIEPGSPTGIENTLALYLPTSRIIIEKAFNDAIEKGKPYDLELEFISAKGNHKWVRTSGRPITENGKVVKVIGAFQDITQHKNAENKLRENEALLSEVSRLGQIGGWTLDVESNKATWTKEAANILGKEAISNPTESMKLLLPESRKIQEKALEDALQKAEPFYLELELISAKGEHKWVKTIGKPVVEDHKVIKLTGTLQDITELKNAEDKLRESESRVRRKLNAIMEPDGDIGELELADIIDTQTLQSIMDDFYQLSHIGSAVIDNKGNILVATGWQDICTNFHRVHPETCKHCVESDEQFSKDIAPGTFKLYKCKNNMWDIATPIMASGSQLGNLFLGQFFFDDEDIPYDTFRHQAKKYGFDEKEYMEALERVPRWNRETVNTVMRFYTKLTSVLSSQSYSNIKLARTLKERDELLTSLRESEALLNEVGRIGMIGGWDLDVITNKITFTPEVARIHETEEINTYEKAIERFVPGSRTILEKATNDAIEKGEPFDLELEIITGKGNHKWVRASARPKIVDGRVIKIIGTLQDITKSKDMEQELKESNDKYQMLSDATFEGIIFHENGIVLDANEAVFRATGYAREEIIGQNILKKAIHPDDLHIVLKQIKKDNSQPYEVRCIRKDGSVFPVEIESYRITHKGRQVRVAAIRDITERKKAESKLRESEALLTEVSRMSKIGGWEFDTITGKSVWTSEVIDLFETTGPYEDPKDAITHFPSGSREMIEKAFYAAIEEGKPYDLELEFISSTGKRKWVRTIGKPIIENNEVIKVTGVMQDITEPKKAEIALRESEERFKALHNASFGGITIHDKGRIIDCNHGLSEISGYSYEELIGMDGLLLIAESHRDLVMSNILAGYEEPYEAMGRRKDGTEYPLRLEAKNIPYKGKKVRVVEFRDITEQKLAEKALHEKTEELERYFTSSLDLLCIASFEGRFIRLNPEWENVLGYPISELEGRYFIDMVHPDDKEATIENLSDQAIHKRKVQSFVNRYLAIDGTYRWIEWRSTPIGEHIYAVARDITKRKEAEDKLRESEALLNEMGKIGKIGGWELDVASNEITFTPEVAEIHETEDLKSLEKALACYPPDSRERLEELINNAIENAEPYDSELRIITEKGDYKWVKISGRPKVVYGKVVKIIGMIQDISQRKEAEDKLFENEGKLRLFIEHAPAALTMLDHDMRHIAVSKRWLEDFSIDMDIIGQHHYEVMPYIKEEWKDAHRRAMKGEVIRNNEDFYIGEDGSVHWLRWELRPWKAADGSIGGIIIFAEDITQRKEYEEKMLERESLLNEMGNIAMIGGWELDLLTNEPTWTPEVAKIHELDSDEALNIEKGLSYYPSRSREILEKALDKLIERGDPYELELEFTTAKGNHKWVRSSGYPKIVAGKVVKITGTLQDITVRKSAEEKLLEYAEELEDKNYELDKALIKAEEATRAKSEFLANMSHEIRTPLNGVIGMTGLLLDTDLDEQQHHYVETAKMSGEVLLDLINDILDISKVEAGKLELEELDIDLNEILEETASLLSTRINGKELELICMAEPDVPVNIKADPTRLKQVLINLGSNAIKFSHKGEVAIRVSLDRETDSKATLLFSVKDTGIGIPEHKKDLLFRKFSQVDASTTRKYGGTGLGLALSKQLVELMNGEIGIESQEGVGSEFWFRVTFEKHQGREKKQKDTTELDGIHVLVVDDNRTNRDILFKLLGSWNMNVEVAADGPSALNALFRAHEEGDPYQIALLDMQMPDMDGMLLGRIIKSDNDLKDVSLILLSSAGQQSEIWEKNKHNFNAYISKPVKTSEVLSKLSDVVASKEQTYEKDAGEVATELHTGLNGETRILLVEDNVVNQHVAQGVLQKLGLTADVANNGLEAIEALEEVEYDLVLMDVQMPEMDGLEATRHIRNPESSVLDHDVPIIAMTAHAMKGDKERCIEAGMNDYLSKPIRMDALTGIFERWAGIFTESKIQEKSPEEEITIPMIFDKQAFLDNIVGDIEIAKKVIDIFQKNTPKQLLALKEAIDKKEANDIANCAHSIKGSSVSVGGIALSDVASKIEQEAATDELDNVQEELKELEEQYELLIKELKKL